CAGCGTGCGTGTGAACTTCACGCCGCGTCCCGAGCACCAGGGCTACCCCGGCGTCCTGCATGGCGGCATCATCACCGCGCTACTGGATGAAACACTCGGGCGCGCCTCGATGACGCAGGGACGCGAACAGTGGATGATGACCGCGAAGCTGGAACTGCGCTTCCTGAAGCCGGTGCCGATCGGCAAGCCGCTGACCGTCATCGGGCGCGTGGAGAAGCTGAGCCGCGTCGGCATGACCGGACGCGGCGAGATCCGGCTCGACGATGGCAGCGTGGCCGTCGAGGCCAGCGGCCTGTTCGTGACGCTACCGCCGGCGCAGAAGGACGATCTGGAACGGCTGCTGCCGGTCTGGACTGTCGTGCCCGACGAGCCGGACGCCGGCAACAGCGCATAGCCGCTCAGCACAAGCCACCACGGAGTCACAGAGGCACAGAGAGAAGGTTTTCTCTGTGCCTTTCGCTTTCTGTTCGTGCAACTGCGGCCTCGCCCGGCCATCCTGTATTGCTCAGACCGGAGTGATATGAACGGGTCTCCCAATTGATTAGAGCGTTTTCCTGATCAATTGATGGTACCAACACAACGTAACGTCACTTCAGCGAAAGCCGGAGTCCAGGAGTGTGGACTGGATGCCGGCTTTCGCCGGCATGACGATCTGGGTGCCCTTGGCGCTATGCACCATCTATCCAATCGGAATCTGCTCTAGCGCTCTGCACGCTTCCCCAACACCATTCCCGATGCGATCAGTTTCAAGATGTTCTGGGACCGGGAGCGCATCGCCGACCAGAGGCGTTGACCGCGTGGCATAGTATGAACCGGCGCGGTAAATGGGCTATACTTTGTGCATGCCGATCGCCCTTCGGCACACTCAGGGCACATCCGGGCCGCGTGCGCCAGTTGGCGGACGGCATGGGTATGGTGACGCTGGCACGAAGGTACGACCCGTTCGGCGACGCGCTGCCGTGCGCGGGCAGCGGAGCGAGCGCATTCGGCTTCGCGGGCGAGCAGATGGACGCGACGAAGCTGAAGTATCTTCACCAGAATAGTTCGTACCGTTTCCGCTGCTTGTTAGTTTGCCGCCCGGGATGGCTGTTGAACACCGCTGTTACAGTAATGCGCGAGACGGTACTTGTCTTTTAATCGGAAATCCAATGCAGTGTCTTAGATTACTGCTAGAACGTAGGCTTTATTCCTTGCCCTTGATCAGTTGGCTTCAGGGAGGGATATATGCTTATGCGATTTCAAGTTGGGCATTCGTTGACTACCTTACTCACAAAATTGAGCCAATCCGGATGGATGACTTCATTGTCGGACCAGAACGAAGTCTAAGGATTGATCAATTCCTGATTGTTTCTGCAATCATGATTGTCTCGCTTGTGATTGATGGGCTGCTTGCGGCAGTGGAACCATCTTCAGGTCATAGATTGACCAAGGCTAATGGCGAATCGTCCTCGCAGACACAGAAGCGAATGATACCCGTAAGCCATCTATTGACAGCTCTAACGGATAGATGGCCGAGGTTCGCAGGTCACTTATTACTTGGAATTGGATTCGCACTGCAAATACTCTTAGTTGACTACCTTGCGAGATATGCCGCCTTCATGTTCCTATTGAAAAGTCGCGGTGGTCCACTGGGTCCAACTGACACGGAGATATTCGAGCCGGTACTGAGATTCTTGGTCAATATCTGTATATTCGTCACACTTCTCGCTATCTACGTATGGGATACAGTGCTTGTATGGCAATTTGGTCCGTTCCGAAGAATTACAAGCGTCGCAATAGCCGTCTTAAGTCGTGCCGTCTTCCTTGGCATTGTTATGTGGTTGCATAGTTTCACCTATTTAGATGGAATGTCACTTAGTAGTCGCCAACTGGTTAGTGGTGCGGCGCTGGGCGTGCTCGCTGTAATCAGCTTCGTTTTGCCTCGAATTGTATCAGGAACAAGGCGAACTGCGCGCAATGCCTGATGTCAGGGACTTCTTTAAACAAACGCTATCGGTATTGGGTGTACCATGCGCTGGGCGGCTTAGGCAGCATGTGCCAATTGGCGGATAGCGCGGTGACGCTGGCACGAAGGTACGACCCGTTCGGGAACGCTCTGACGAGCGTGGGCGACGGGACGAGCGTGTACGGCTTCGCGGGCGAGCAGACGGACGCGACGGGGTTGGAGTACCTGCGCGCGGTATTGCTGTTGCCCGTGGTCATTCCGGTCTTCGCCGCCGGCGTCGTCACGATTGCAGCAACGACGCCGATCTCTCCGCCAAACTGTACGGAGGGGGCGCCGTTGCCTTTCGCATGTGCGATCAGCGCTGTCCTCGCATCAATGCGGTTCTCGAATCGCCCGTCATCTTGTCCTCCGGTCACTTGGTTCCCTCGCGACTCTCGTCTATCATTTCTACATGAAAATCGTCACCGTGGATCAGATGCGGGCACTGGAGCGCGATGCGGACGTGGCAGATGTGTCCTACGCGCAGATGATGGAGTCGGCGGGGCGCGCCGTCGCGCGCGAGATCGCGCGGCGCTGGCCCCCGCGCGGCGTGAAGGTGCTGGTGCTCGTCGGCCCCGGCAACAACGGCGGCGACGGACTGGTCGCCGCGCGCCACCTGCATGACATGGATGCCGCCGTCTGGCTGTACCTATGGCAGCGCAACACCGACGGCGACCGGAACTTTGCGCTGACCCAGGAACGCAACATCCCGTTCACCCGCGCCGAGGACGATACCGACTTTACCGCGCTGCGGCAACTGCTGGATGACAGCGGACTGATCGTAGATGCGCTGATCGGCACCGGCGCCAACCGCCCGATTGACGGCCTGCTGGCCCAGGTGCTGGGCCGCGTGCGCGCCGCAC
This DNA window, taken from Chloroflexota bacterium, encodes the following:
- a CDS encoding PaaI family thioesterase; protein product: MSEPVRKQPNSQMCFICGMDNPIGLKAFFYEQSDGSVRVNFTPRPEHQGYPGVLHGGIITALLDETLGRASMTQGREQWMMTAKLELRFLKPVPIGKPLTVIGRVEKLSRVGMTGRGEIRLDDGSVAVEASGLFVTLPPAQKDDLERLLPVWTVVPDEPDAGNSA